In Indicator indicator isolate 239-I01 chromosome 7, UM_Iind_1.1, whole genome shotgun sequence, the sequence AAAAAACCTGCACCTTTTCAGGGGAACTTGTGTGCTCTCCTGTCTGCAAGCACTGGGGAACTTGGGCTGGTTTTAGGTGCAGAAATTATTTGAGAGGTCCGACAGCTTCACTTAAGACCTTGGTTATTAAATTCAGAGTATCCCAGGCACATAGCAACACAGGAAAACAGATATCCAAAGTGCTGTTAGGCGGTAGAGGTAGGGGTGGGTTTGCTTCTAACAGCTTCCCCAGCTATAACTTACtgacacatagaatcatagaatcattcagggttggaagggagaaaGCTGTCTTTGACTCCTGGAGTCAAAGAAATAGAAAGCTGTCTTTGACTCCTGGAGCTCACACTTGGTTTGAGGAGTCCTGATAGACTTCAAGCAATTTCTTTTGTTCAGCCTTTCCAAATGTAGCTAATAAataacagagcagagaggcaggtgCTTTATCTCCCTGCTTCACAGGGACAGTGTTCACAGATGAGTGTTTTGCTGTTGCACACGCTCTCATACACCAGGATAAGAACATCCATGCAGGCTCCAGTAATGACACTAGCACTAGAACTGGGTTGTTGACCAAGCCCTCCTTTACAGAGCTTCATGTCCTGGGAAATCTGAGTTGTATCCCTTTGAAGGTTTGAGGTTTTAAACAAAGTTTGTGAGATACTGGACTTTAAGATGTGTAGCCCTGAATGCACCACAAGGGTACCATAGATAACTTGAGTGGAGAAATACATGGGTCAGCCAAGCACCTAGGCAACTTGCCCAAACTTCTCACAATGCCAAAGATCTCTTGGTCTTCAGAACAAAGTCAGGAAAAAGCAGGACTGCATACAAAAGCCTAAGCTAAGTTGAGAGGACATGTGCCCTAAACATTCACACCAGTTTGTGTGGGGTTTAGAGGCCTCCTTTGTGCTCATCTCCAATGATCTTCAGAAGCTCACTCGTGTCTCTGCAAGTCACAGATAATAAAGCCATCTGTCACCATGCCTGTCGCTAGACCTCCTCGAGGGCGGGTTGTGAGTCACAGCAAGCAGAAAATTGTCCATCCACATTTCTCAGCATTGAAACTAGACTGAGCAAAGAGCCAGGGAAGTCAGGGGAGTCTAAGGTGGTCTTACAAACTTTGTTCTCTTGTGTACATTCTCTGACCATCTGTGCCTGTACTGTTAGGCACCACAACAAACACTGAAGCTGCCTGTAGGTGCACCGCTTCCATTCTTCAGGTGATGCCTTTGCAGTGTCAGAGCTTTGgacagcaatcacagaatcacagaatgggggGAGctagaagggacttctggaggtcatctcgtccaagccccctgctaaagcagggtcgcctagatcaggttgcacaggaacacatccagatggggtttgaGGTCTGACCCTTTCAGCACTGGTAGCCATCACCACCAGTTAAGACAGCACCCCCACAGATGAAGTTGGCCACCATTCTGTAGTTTAGCACAGAAGCTAAAACTCTCCTTTCTTAGAGAGAGGCATCAGAATAATCCGATGTGAGAAATAGTGGCAGGAGTTATTAACACAGGTTCCTGCCAGCAAAGTGCCTGTACCACTCTATCTGCTCTGAAGAAAGGAGGTAGCATCCCACAGCCCCACTGAATCCACTCCTCACTGAGGTGACCACAAAATGCACAAACACCCTCATATTAACCTAAAACCAGGAAAAgaatgcagaggaggagaaatacCATGgagatttttgtcctttttctcaAAGTTTGCAGTGCAGCCCAGGCATACTTCCAGCACCAGCTGTGCTGTTTCCAGCAGCCCCGGCGGCTTCACAGCACTGCCCCGAGGGCAACCACCACAGCTCACGGAGCCTGCAGGAGCCAAGGGCACTCGGCACAGTTAGCAGGCAGACAGCACGGAGGGTAGGAGAgtgttttcctcctctgcctcacgGGATAAGGGAATATCTACACACGTGTTGCTCAAGAAACAGTAGCAGGGCTTGCCCAAAGTTCTGCTCCCACATTTTTGGTCAAGAGACAGATCAGATCAAACAGATTTACTGGAGAACCCTGGGCAAATGCTTCTGCACCTCTAGCAGTGTGCTGTCCTGCTCTGATCCTTTCAGACTTATTTGCCTTAGGCTTAGGAATCCCCAAAATGTGACCCTTTTTTGAGGATAGACACATGTGCTcagtcctgcagctctgctcctggctggctgcacATGGAGAGAGCTGATGTTCTCCTCCAGCTTGCAGAGCACAGGACAGTAAGTGGGGACCAGTGGGAGAGGATGTCCAGGTGGGATGCCTGGCATGGGACTGCCCTCTTCAATTGCCCTGACTTTCCTCTCTTCCAGGCAGACTTCTTTCCCCATATCAGACACATCCCTTTACTGCCAGCATTTTCCTGAAAgatatttctcttctcttcagcCTCTACAGATACAGTCTGAACCTCAAGATCctgtctctgactctctcccaagcaccacatgcactcctcacagctgctctgtcacccttcctAGCCAAACCAGTCTACTTTTTTTCCAGGCAAATACATCAGACCTGTCCCTTTCCAGTCACTCACTCCAGCCACACTAAGCCCTAAGACAAACCAGCACCCCTGAGCAAACCAGGCTGATTCCTTTCCACACCGAGACTAGTGTCTCCGGTTTCCTGCTTCACACAGCTCCCTCGCTGACTTTGCCACCTTATCCCAGTCTTGGCTGGGTCTTAGTCCCATCTGCCCCAGCAAATCCAAGCCCCTCAACCCTCAGCCAGGATATGCTGATCCATGAGCCACCCTGTCCCTCTCTGTCCTGCCCCAGTGGTGCAGGTTTATTTCTCCAATCCCCATTTCCTGGGCAGATGACTCTGGCACATCTTGTTGctcccttctccccagcctggTCCCACATccttccagctgtgcctgtTTTGGTCTTCCctgtttccttctttccatATCTCATGGGCAGAGCCATCACAGCCCACTTTGACTTCCTCCTCCCCTGAACTCTGGGCatcttccccagctcctcaccagcactgctacctgcccagcagcacccttgaacacctgcaagactttctctcctccagcttcaccACTGACCCGGGGCAAGCTGTCTCTCCCACTGTCCCTCCTCCAGCCAAATCTGCAGACCTTTCAGACCCAGATACAGACTATTCAGACAAGATTTATAGTTTGTGCATAATCCCTGATATGCTTCTTTGCCACATCATCCCAGCACACATTCATCCCTGTTTGGTGTTTACCTTCAAGCCTATTTTCATCCCAGCTCCCAGAgacttttctcctcctctgtctAGGCACACGGGGCTCAATTAAAGACTCTCATTTATTCTATACATCCCTTGCTTGTCATGTTAACATTGATACTGAGGACCCTCTGGTTTGGATTTAAATTTGGGCATCCAAGCATATGCATTTTGCAGAAGTTATTCCCCTACAATCCTGCCTTCTGGAAAGATAAAGTTACAGAGAGCACAGCGATAGGGAAGCTGCTAAgggagcagcacacagcacccgGCTCCCTTCCTGAACTCCAACCAAAGGGATAtgtgcagccccagcctgctccctccCAGGGATCCAGCAACCCtttgggctggcagtgccaaaAAAATGCAAATCTATCAACCCCTAAATCCCCCTGCAACGAACAAGGTCCTTGAGATCGCTGTCTCAAGGGACAGTGCATGCTCAGCCAAAACTGCCTGGTATTTGCTCTCTCTCCCAAAACAAACCTTTAAggacaataacaacaacaaaggaGTTGCTTCTGCAACCAGAAAACCCAACACATGTGAAAAGAAACATGCAGAACAGAAGAAGGATGCTggcttcctccccctccccatcctctGCTATGCCACAGACCAGACTGTATTTAAGGTAACGCTGCAGCCCGTCCTTGATTCCGCTGCGGTGAGCAATCTCCCTTGCTGAACACACAGCACCTTACCTGGGGTGGATGTCCACAAGCAGCACCAGGGTCTGCATAGTGATCACATCAATCCGCTTACAGTGAAACCGTGCCACCTTCAGCACTTTGAGATATGTGAAACACAAGACTacaagggagaggaggaagctgagggtaTGAAAGACCACAGTGAAAATCACAAACTGTGTCCTATCCTCTGGTCTCTTGTTGTACAGGGTGCAGGAGGCATAGAGGTGATGGAAACCCACCCAGGAGAGAGATGCTGCCACTATGGGGAAGGACACGGAGTGCAACCACGTGTAGCTCAGTATGAGAGCAGCATCTCTGTACCTCATTTTGGAGTGGTAACTGAGGGGGAAGACGACAGCGATCCACCTGTCAATGCTCAAAGCTGCCATGCTCAGCATGGAGTTCGTGGTGAGAAAAGTCTCCAGGAAGCCCACAACGTGGCAGATCTGATCTCCTGCTGGTTGACTCTTGTAAATGATCCCAGCCAAGGTCAGGGGCATATTGAGAACAGTCATCAACAGGTTGCAGAAGGTGAGGTTGAGGATGAACAATCCCGGGACCTGCTTGCGGATGTCAGCGCTGTACAGGAAGCACATCAGCACCAGCACGTTGGCCAGCAGGGCCACGAGcatcagcaccaccaccacgaAAGCCAGGATCACCTCCCAGATGCTCATGGTGCGTCCGGTCACAGGAGGGTCATGTCCGGAACTGAGCGGCGCGGGCGGCCGGGGCGCATGGTGCGGGGTGCGCAGCCCTCGgactcctctccagcctgcccgcACCCTCGCATGCTCTCCGGAGTTTCAGAGGAGCCGTAGCtcgcttctccagcctccccctccTCGCCGCTCCTTTCCACGTCAACGCTCTCCGAGACGTGCAGAGCAGCACCGGGGGTGCCCATCAAGCTACGAGGAGGGCTTAGCACTTGTGAGCAGCACCGAGCCGCTGCCCGCCCGCGGCCCCGCCGGGAGCGCGCCGGGGGTTCCGAGGAGCTGCTCTCCGGAGAGCCCTCGTTGCCAGCCCCGGCTTGCCGCGAAtcctgctctccttccctcGTGCTTTCTGTCGCTCTCTATCTCTCTTtatttctctcccctctcctccaagTCTCGCTCCCTTCCCGGCTGAGTGTAACCTGCTTTTTATGATCAGAGATAAAACCCTCCATTAATGAATTAATCTGGCACACCGCTGGTGATTCGTGAGCCTGATTGTGTCATCCCTGCTGCACAA encodes:
- the GPR26 gene encoding G-protein coupled receptor 26, whose product is MSIWEVILAFVVVVLMLVALLANVLVLMCFLYSADIRKQVPGLFILNLTFCNLLMTVLNMPLTLAGIIYKSQPAGDQICHVVGFLETFLTTNSMLSMAALSIDRWIAVVFPLSYHSKMRYRDAALILSYTWLHSVSFPIVAASLSWVGFHHLYASCTLYNKRPEDRTQFVIFTVVFHTLSFLLSLVVLCFTYLKVLKVARFHCKRIDVITMQTLVLLVDIHPSVRERCLEEQRRRRQRATKKISTFIGTFILCFAPYVITRLVELSSVVHISSHWGIMSKCLAYSKVVSDPFVYSLLRHQYKKTWKDLINKILKRSSINSSALAGEPHSRNILQLNE